A stretch of Deltaproteobacteria bacterium DNA encodes these proteins:
- a CDS encoding helix-hairpin-helix domain-containing protein produces the protein MVKKILIVIFITFFMMVAGAAVAEETRKVITGKLNINEASKQDFSLLPGIGEKTSHRIVKYREELGGFKAIEQMKRVKGIGDAVFNKTREHLTTTGKSDLRVFMDINTATTPALLSLPGISEKDANAVIEYRKKNKGFKKIGEIKLAGIGKEKFEEIKDLITVLEPLKTRP, from the coding sequence ATGGTTAAAAAGATATTAATAGTTATATTTATAACCTTTTTTATGATGGTTGCAGGGGCCGCCGTTGCTGAAGAGACACGTAAGGTTATAACAGGAAAACTCAATATCAATGAGGCATCCAAGCAGGATTTTTCACTTTTGCCGGGTATTGGAGAAAAGACAAGCCACAGAATAGTAAAGTATCGGGAAGAGTTGGGAGGGTTTAAGGCTATTGAACAGATGAAGAGGGTCAAGGGGATAGGGGATGCAGTCTTTAATAAAACAAGGGAACACCTGACCACAACAGGGAAAAGCGACCTCAGGGTTTTTATGGACATCAATACGGCTACAACCCCGGCGCTACTTTCCCTTCCTGGAATATCTGAAAAGGATGCCAACGCTGTTATTGAATATAGAAAGAAAAATAAAGGCTTTAAGAAAATAGGGGAGATTAAATTGGCCGGTATAGGCAAGGAAAAATTTGAGGAGATAAAGGATTTGATTACAGTTTTGGAGCCTTTAAAAACAAGACCATAA
- a CDS encoding TldD/PmbA family protein, with protein MDFIMDFDPFKILKKALKMGGDFADIYIEETVNTSIICEENKIEKVISGRDRGLGLRVIFDFKTAYAYTNDLTEKGLLELADVVSKAVKDGKAIPPNPTFNKGGGKKDIAQGFSIKTPSSGVDLSKKVLLVKKADSFARGFDKKIGQVKAVYGDGFRQMAVVNSLGQWLEENRTWILFLVQVVAREGNVVQTGYESVGGVMGLEIFEENPPEKVAETAAKRAILMLRARKASGGKMPVVLSSEAGGTMIHEAVGHGLEADLAQQGLSVYSGKVGAKIASPLITVIDDATIPYKRGSFFFDDEGSLGQKTILVENGVLKNYMYDRLSAMKDGCKSTGNGRRGSYHHRPIPRMTNTMIAPGKSSPDEIIKSLEKGLFVKKMGGGQVNTVNGDFVFEVTEGYLIEKGKIGEPVRGATLTGSGPEILKNIDMVGFDLGFGIGTCGKDAQGVPVSDAQPTLRIPEIVVGGEVK; from the coding sequence ATGGATTTTATCATGGATTTTGACCCGTTTAAGATTCTAAAAAAGGCATTGAAAATGGGCGGCGATTTTGCAGACATCTATATAGAGGAGACGGTCAATACATCCATAATCTGCGAAGAGAATAAAATTGAGAAGGTCATATCAGGAAGGGATAGGGGATTGGGGCTTCGGGTTATCTTTGATTTTAAGACAGCCTATGCATATACGAATGATTTAACAGAAAAAGGGCTTCTGGAACTGGCAGATGTGGTAAGCAAGGCTGTAAAAGATGGAAAGGCAATCCCCCCTAACCCCACCTTTAACAAAGGGGGGGGTAAGAAGGATATAGCACAAGGTTTTTCCATAAAAACTCCGTCTTCCGGTGTTGACCTTTCAAAAAAGGTTCTTCTGGTTAAAAAGGCAGATTCGTTTGCAAGGGGTTTTGATAAAAAGATCGGCCAGGTAAAGGCGGTATATGGCGACGGTTTCAGGCAGATGGCTGTTGTAAACTCTTTGGGCCAATGGCTTGAGGAAAACAGGACATGGATTTTGTTTTTGGTTCAGGTTGTTGCAAGGGAAGGGAATGTTGTGCAGACAGGTTATGAATCTGTCGGCGGTGTTATGGGCTTGGAGATATTTGAGGAAAATCCTCCGGAAAAGGTTGCTGAAACAGCCGCAAAGAGGGCCATTCTCATGCTCAGGGCAAGGAAGGCGTCGGGGGGGAAGATGCCTGTTGTTTTATCCAGCGAGGCAGGCGGCACTATGATTCACGAGGCTGTTGGCCACGGCCTTGAGGCAGACCTGGCACAGCAGGGCCTTTCAGTATATTCAGGAAAGGTTGGGGCAAAGATTGCCTCTCCTTTAATAACCGTAATAGACGATGCAACTATTCCATATAAAAGAGGTTCATTTTTCTTTGACGATGAGGGAAGTCTGGGTCAGAAGACTATCCTTGTAGAAAACGGGGTCTTGAAAAACTATATGTATGACCGTCTCTCTGCAATGAAGGACGGCTGTAAATCCACAGGCAACGGCAGGCGGGGGTCTTATCACCACAGGCCAATACCGAGGATGACAAACACAATGATTGCGCCGGGCAAATCAAGTCCGGATGAAATCATAAAGTCCCTTGAAAAAGGGCTTTTTGTAAAAAAGATGGGCGGCGGCCAGGTGAATACAGTCAACGGCGATTTTGTGTTTGAGGTTACAGAAGGCTACTTAATAGAAAAAGGAAAGATTGGAGAGCCTGTAAGAGGCGCAACCCTTACAGGGAGCGGCCCTGAGATATTAAAAAACATAGACATGGTCGGCTTTGACCTCGGCTTCGGGATAGGCACATGCGGAAAGGATGCGCAGGGTGTGCCGGTTTCAGATGCCCAGCCCACACTGCGCATACCGGAGATTGTTGTAGGCGGAGAGGTAAAATAA
- a CDS encoding AEC family transporter, protein MLSIKVLSIVFPVFSIIGLGFIFARFKKISLEPVIEILLYLTIPALVISSLTKRHLVPGELVIVSLAASGVVVGTGLVSLIYLRIINRKELKGFYLPTMFMNSGNMAFPIALLAFGEEGLAIAIIYYVAISLLVYSLGIYIAKGQGGFSEIFKLPLIYASMAGITINLTDTSLPKSILSTVEILGSATIPLMLISLGYRLHSTRLTSLNISIAGALIRIAGGCLIAYLITTLSGIDGLNQKIIILSSSMPSAVINFIVSYRYKLHSELVASIISISTVLSLITTPVILAMIL, encoded by the coding sequence ATGCTTTCCATAAAAGTCCTCTCCATAGTATTTCCTGTATTCAGCATCATAGGCCTCGGGTTTATATTTGCGCGCTTTAAAAAGATAAGCCTTGAGCCGGTGATTGAAATCCTTCTCTATCTCACCATCCCAGCTCTTGTAATATCATCCCTCACAAAAAGGCATCTGGTTCCGGGCGAATTAGTTATAGTATCCCTTGCGGCATCCGGCGTTGTTGTCGGCACAGGTTTAGTAAGTCTCATATATCTAAGGATTATAAACAGAAAGGAATTAAAGGGCTTCTATCTGCCGACGATGTTTATGAACTCAGGCAACATGGCATTTCCCATCGCCCTCCTTGCATTCGGCGAAGAAGGCCTTGCAATAGCAATAATATACTATGTGGCAATAAGCCTTCTTGTATATTCCCTCGGGATATATATAGCAAAGGGCCAGGGCGGATTTTCAGAGATATTCAAGCTGCCCTTGATATACGCATCTATGGCCGGCATAACCATAAATCTCACTGATACATCTCTGCCAAAATCTATTCTGTCTACAGTTGAGATACTCGGCAGCGCGACAATCCCTCTGATGCTAATAAGCCTCGGCTATCGGCTCCATTCAACACGTCTGACATCGCTTAACATATCCATAGCAGGGGCGCTCATAAGGATTGCAGGCGGATGTCTGATTGCGTATCTTATAACAACACTGTCCGGGATAGACGGTTTGAATCAGAAGATAATTATTCTGTCATCATCAATGCCCTCGGCAGTAATAAATTTTATCGTAAGTTATAGATATAAATTGCATTCAGAACTTGTCGCCTCTATTATATCCATAAGCACAGTTTTAAGTCTTATAACAACACCGGTTATTCTGGCTATGATACTATAG
- a CDS encoding redoxin domain-containing protein has translation MENYIRTGQMVENFEMEVYDPVKRDFGKISLEEVKTKRRWMALVFYPADFTFICPTELNDLAEKHKELKAAGCEVVSVSTDTKFSHLAWQQSERLLKGVKYLMAADPTGKVSRMFGVYDEATGLALRGSFLINPDGKLVASEVNFYNVGRNASELLRKVKANVYAAIHTDEVCPANWTEGEKTLKPSANLVGKVYEAIVS, from the coding sequence ATGGAAAACTATATAAGGACAGGACAAATGGTAGAAAACTTCGAAATGGAGGTGTATGACCCTGTAAAGAGAGACTTTGGGAAAATAAGCCTTGAAGAGGTAAAGACAAAAAGACGGTGGATGGCTCTCGTTTTCTATCCCGCAGATTTTACCTTTATATGTCCAACTGAGCTTAATGATCTTGCTGAAAAACACAAAGAACTGAAGGCAGCGGGCTGCGAGGTTGTTTCTGTAAGCACTGACACAAAGTTTTCTCACCTCGCATGGCAGCAGTCTGAAAGGCTTCTGAAGGGTGTAAAATATCTTATGGCCGCAGACCCTACAGGGAAGGTATCAAGGATGTTCGGGGTTTATGATGAGGCAACAGGCCTTGCGCTGAGAGGGTCTTTTCTTATAAATCCTGATGGGAAACTTGTTGCATCAGAGGTGAATTTCTACAATGTCGGCAGAAACGCATCTGAGCTTTTGAGAAAGGTCAAGGCAAATGTCTATGCCGCAATCCATACTGATGAGGTATGTCCGGCAAACTGGACAGAGGGGGAAAAGACCCTCAAACCCTCTGCCAATCTGGTCGGCAAGGTATATGAAGCTATAGTATCATAG
- a CDS encoding 4Fe-4S binding protein yields the protein MKKEPLKIVPPPNPEEKAVSPYDIAICRAGTTGCPHAIINPKPIADKIETLLDELGLGEHIKAKARGKLLYHMKFKVALAGCPNACSQPQIKAFGISGQAKPIVTDAPCIECMKCTEICKEEGAVRIIGARPVFDYNLCVLCDDCAEACPTGSIVIEKKGARIMASGKLGRHPKLADVLKELANEDDVYAILKQVVEEYMREASRL from the coding sequence ATGAAAAAAGAGCCTCTCAAAATTGTCCCTCCGCCAAACCCTGAGGAAAAGGCTGTTTCTCCTTATGATATAGCCATCTGCAGGGCAGGGACAACAGGCTGTCCCCATGCCATAATAAACCCAAAACCGATTGCTGATAAGATAGAGACCCTGCTGGATGAATTGGGTCTTGGCGAGCATATAAAGGCAAAGGCCAGGGGAAAACTCCTCTATCACATGAAGTTTAAAGTTGCGCTTGCAGGCTGCCCTAATGCCTGCTCCCAGCCTCAGATAAAGGCCTTTGGCATAAGCGGCCAGGCAAAGCCCATAGTAACTGACGCCCCTTGTATAGAATGTATGAAATGCACCGAGATATGCAAGGAGGAAGGCGCTGTAAGGATAATTGGCGCAAGACCTGTATTTGATTATAACCTTTGTGTCTTATGTGATGATTGTGCTGAAGCCTGTCCGACAGGATCTATTGTTATTGAGAAAAAAGGAGCCCGGATCATGGCAAGTGGAAAACTCGGCAGACATCCGAAACTTGCGGATGTCCTTAAAGAGCTTGCTAATGAAGATGATGTTTATGCAATCCTAAAGCAGGTTGTGGAAGAGTATATGAGAGAGGCTTCAAGGTTGTAA
- the apbC gene encoding iron-sulfur cluster carrier protein ApbC, protein MNPVKEITQASVLEALSKVMDPELGKDLVTLNMIKDIRIDGAKITFRLVLTTPACPLRKELTENSKNAVLAVPGVKEVVVERTAEVPSARKLPDKEPIPKVKNTIAVASGKGGVGKSTVAVNLALALSKSGAKVGLLDTDIYGPSIPMMMGIHKQLQTTPDKKILPISNYGIKLMSVGFMLDEEMPLVWRGPMVMQIVKQFLTGVAWGDLDYLVIDLPPGTGDAQLTLVQTIPLTGAVVVTTPQDVALIDARRAIKMFHEVKVPILGIIENMSYFQCPHCGEKTEIFSHGGGEKTSQCYNVPLLGKIPIDTGIREGGDSGKPIVIFNPSSPQTETFIKISEAVASKISMLDICE, encoded by the coding sequence ATGAATCCCGTTAAAGAAATAACTCAGGCTTCAGTATTGGAGGCATTAAGCAAGGTAATGGACCCGGAACTGGGCAAAGACCTTGTTACCCTCAATATGATAAAAGATATACGGATCGACGGGGCAAAGATAACGTTCCGGCTTGTTCTAACCACACCTGCTTGTCCTCTAAGAAAAGAGCTCACAGAAAACTCTAAAAATGCAGTTTTGGCTGTCCCGGGAGTAAAAGAGGTTGTTGTTGAAAGAACGGCAGAGGTTCCATCAGCCAGGAAACTTCCGGATAAAGAACCCATACCAAAGGTGAAAAATACCATAGCAGTTGCAAGCGGTAAAGGCGGTGTGGGTAAATCCACTGTTGCTGTAAACCTTGCCCTTGCGCTCAGTAAAAGCGGCGCGAAGGTGGGCCTTCTGGATACTGATATTTATGGCCCCAGCATACCAATGATGATGGGAATTCATAAGCAGCTTCAAACCACGCCAGATAAAAAGATATTACCCATAAGCAATTATGGCATAAAGCTCATGTCAGTGGGTTTTATGCTGGATGAGGAGATGCCGCTCGTATGGCGCGGGCCTATGGTCATGCAGATTGTAAAACAGTTTTTAACAGGTGTGGCATGGGGCGATTTGGATTATCTTGTTATAGACCTTCCGCCAGGCACAGGCGATGCACAGCTTACACTTGTCCAGACAATCCCTCTAACAGGCGCAGTTGTTGTTACAACACCTCAGGATGTTGCCTTGATAGATGCAAGACGTGCCATAAAGATGTTCCATGAGGTAAAGGTTCCCATACTTGGCATTATAGAAAACATGAGCTATTTCCAGTGTCCGCACTGCGGAGAAAAGACCGAGATATTCAGTCACGGCGGCGGAGAAAAGACAAGCCAGTGCTATAATGTGCCGCTCCTCGGCAAAATCCCCATTGACACAGGCATCAGAGAGGGCGGGGACAGCGGTAAGCCTATAGTTATCTTCAACCCGTCTTCACCGCAGACAGAGACATTCATAAAAATCTCTGAGGCAGTGGCCTCAAAGATAAGCATGCTGGATATATGTGAATAA
- a CDS encoding DUF542 domain-containing protein — translation MVTIKEKITQTMVVNDAIKLYPDTIGVFSKFHIDSCCGGAVSIEDAAKRDKADLNALLKKLNEAANESR, via the coding sequence ATGGTTACAATCAAAGAAAAAATTACACAAACTATGGTTGTCAATGATGCAATCAAACTGTATCCGGATACAATCGGGGTCTTCAGCAAATTTCATATAGACTCATGTTGCGGAGGCGCTGTAAGCATTGAAGATGCTGCAAAAAGGGATAAGGCGGATTTAAATGCGCTTTTAAAAAAATTGAATGAGGCGGCCAATGAATCCCGTTAA
- a CDS encoding cbb3-type cytochrome c oxidase subunit I, producing the protein MSKITVWFIKCAMVYFLLAIVLGIYMAVSGTQYPYMPIHAHFNLLGWISMMIYGVGYHILPRFSGKPLYSERIAEWQFWLANIGLAGMVIGWMVKSWQGDSNTLIIFSIVAATAAVMFVINMFKTIKAAPAPPAAK; encoded by the coding sequence ATGAGTAAGATCACAGTCTGGTTTATCAAATGCGCAATGGTGTATTTTTTACTGGCAATTGTGCTGGGCATTTATATGGCGGTTTCAGGCACGCAATATCCGTATATGCCGATACATGCACACTTTAATCTTCTTGGTTGGATATCAATGATGATATACGGTGTTGGCTATCATATTCTGCCAAGATTCAGCGGAAAGCCTCTCTACAGCGAAAGGATTGCAGAGTGGCAGTTCTGGCTGGCAAATATCGGACTTGCAGGCATGGTCATTGGTTGGATGGTAAAAAGCTGGCAGGGAGACTCCAATACGCTCATTATATTTTCAATTGTGGCAGCCACAGCAGCAGTAATGTTTGTTATAAATATGTTTAAAACAATAAAGGCTGCGCCTGCGCCGCCTGCCGCAAAATAA
- a CDS encoding 4Fe-4S binding protein: MAYYITEDCVSCGVCLPECPEGAISEGNPYIIDPKLCTDCGACAEVCPVDACKPILEQAKVG; the protein is encoded by the coding sequence ATGGCCTATTACATAACAGAAGATTGTGTAAGCTGCGGCGTTTGCCTGCCTGAATGTCCGGAAGGCGCAATAAGCGAAGGCAATCCCTATATAATTGATCCTAAACTTTGCACAGACTGCGGGGCATGCGCTGAGGTCTGTCCTGTTGATGCATGCAAACCCATACTGGAGCAGGCAAAGGTAGGATAA
- a CDS encoding NifU family protein, which yields MKERIEKALDNIRPALQADGGDIKLVDVDEEKGIVKVQLQGACAGCPSAQITLAMGVERAIKEEVPEVKEVISV from the coding sequence ATGAAGGAAAGAATAGAAAAGGCCCTGGACAATATAAGACCGGCGCTTCAGGCAGACGGAGGCGACATCAAGCTTGTGGATGTTGACGAGGAGAAGGGCATCGTGAAGGTTCAGCTTCAGGGGGCATGCGCAGGCTGCCCAAGCGCACAGATAACCCTTGCAATGGGTGTTGAGCGGGCAATAAAGGAAGAGGTGCCTGAAGTAAAAGAAGTTATATCAGTATAA
- the nirK gene encoding copper-containing nitrite reductase, which translates to MLVQFRSLINSIFGKMALTVTLSILTMIGFAYSVHAAEVLNVARDPSIVPPPITRKEPTTVKIKLTVKEVTADITDGSTYAFWTFDGTVPGPMLRVMEGDTVEFTLVNPKESVSGHNIDLHAVNGPGGGAAVSNVNPGETKTFTFKALNQGAYVYHCAFSPPWLHISNGMYGGIIVEPKGGLPKVDREFYVMQGDWYTSPSSAKGHLDFNAEKAAAEHPDYITFNGHTDALTKIYPLKAKAGEKIRLFFGVGGPNVGSNFHIIGEIFDKVIIGSNKTPIANEETWYVPPASISAFEFKLDVPGTYLLVDHAIWRLTKGAAGALVVDGKHDDSIYSPSPGGKSH; encoded by the coding sequence ATGTTAGTACAATTTAGGAGTCTAATAAACTCAATATTTGGGAAAATGGCCTTAACGGTCACCCTGTCTATACTTACGATGATAGGGTTTGCTTACTCCGTTCATGCTGCAGAAGTTTTGAATGTAGCGCGGGATCCTTCAATAGTGCCTCCGCCAATAACCCGTAAGGAGCCAACCACTGTCAAGATAAAGCTTACTGTTAAGGAAGTTACAGCCGATATCACTGATGGATCAACTTATGCTTTCTGGACATTTGATGGAACAGTTCCTGGCCCTATGCTTAGGGTAATGGAAGGTGACACAGTAGAATTTACACTTGTTAACCCAAAGGAAAGCGTATCTGGCCACAATATAGATTTACACGCTGTTAATGGCCCTGGTGGCGGCGCAGCCGTATCAAATGTTAATCCTGGCGAAACCAAGACATTTACTTTCAAGGCGCTGAACCAGGGCGCTTATGTCTACCACTGCGCATTCAGTCCGCCCTGGCTTCACATCTCAAATGGAATGTATGGCGGTATTATAGTCGAGCCTAAGGGAGGTCTTCCAAAAGTTGACCGTGAGTTCTATGTAATGCAGGGAGACTGGTATACCTCTCCTTCCAGCGCTAAGGGACATCTGGATTTCAATGCAGAAAAGGCAGCTGCCGAGCATCCGGATTATATCACCTTTAATGGTCATACAGACGCTTTAACCAAAATCTATCCTTTGAAGGCAAAGGCAGGAGAAAAGATACGTTTATTCTTTGGAGTCGGTGGACCTAATGTAGGATCCAACTTCCATATCATCGGCGAGATATTTGATAAGGTAATTATTGGTTCTAACAAAACCCCTATAGCAAACGAGGAGACATGGTACGTTCCGCCAGCATCAATATCAGCATTTGAATTTAAGCTGGATGTACCAGGGACATACCTGCTTGTAGATCATGCTATTTGGAGATTGACTAAAGGCGCTGCTGGCGCATTAGTGGTAGATGGTAAACACGATGATAGCATCTACTCTCCATCTCCCGGCGGGAAAAGTCATTAA
- a CDS encoding ATP-dependent DNA helicase gives MREDEANLNPEQLAAVTHGDGPLLIIAGAGTGKTKVITHRIAHLIKSGVNPSQILALTFTEKAAGEMEERVDRLVPYGYSNVWISTFHSFGDRILRDNAIEIGLVPDFKVLNDAERIIFLKEQLFELPLNYYRPLGNPTKYIYAIIKLIGRLKDEDVGTEEYADYAEKLKKATEGLGGEIETIQQDELSKTYAKYQGLMARHGYLDFGDQVVLPLKLFRTRQHILKRYQEKFRYILVDEFQDTNYAQFQLVRLLSEGHGNITVVGDDDQSIYKFRGAAVSNILTFQELYPDAKLVTLTKNYRSVQSVLDSAYRLISHNNPDRLEKKSGIDKRLTSGVGGRGSGVGGQIKHLHFDTLTKEAEAVAEMIEEKVSRCKMQKDSCKMPPIPRSPVPDPRPLSYKDFAILVRANNDAEPFLKALKSKGIPHRFSGNQGLYSREEIRILIAFLNTITDFNDSMSLYHLACSEIYQLNAKDLIPCHSISRGSHKPLYYVMKEISEFGMKNPVNQKTGQQTLISEEGLATITKLIQDIEKYSQMAMEETAGRVLYSFLMDTGYITGLSQENSANAVEKVQNIAKFFELTQHIENTLSVKKVAVFADYLDLLLEAGDNPGAAEPDIEADWVQVLTVHKAKGLEFPVVFMVSLVADRFPRKERSEQIELPDALIKDILPSGDFHLQEERRLFYVGMTRAMNELYLTSASDYGGVRVKKISPFVLEALDMPKAEVAAVKTKPMEAIKRYAPVKEMTNEFPAMPDDAVLSLSHYQIDDYRTCPLKYKYVHILKVPLLPHHSIMYGKAMHEVVSTYFRKKLDGRPASPRLTPSGASLDELITVFDANWRSEGFVTKKHELQRYETGKEAIKKFYNEQEQNGINPAAIERDFVVDLGMNRLKGRWDLIEERGDGPYIIDFKTSDVREQKNADKKTKDSLQLMLYALAYRENFKKLPSGCELHFLESGLVGKAVFEEKHIQKILDIIDRAAKGIRQRDYTAKPDYLNCEYCAFNNICPATAY, from the coding sequence ATGCGTGAAGATGAAGCTAATCTTAATCCCGAACAACTCGCTGCTGTAACACACGGCGATGGGCCTCTCCTTATAATCGCAGGCGCCGGCACAGGCAAGACAAAGGTCATTACGCACAGGATTGCACATCTTATTAAAAGCGGTGTAAATCCCAGCCAGATACTTGCCCTCACCTTTACGGAGAAGGCAGCAGGCGAGATGGAGGAAAGGGTGGACAGGCTTGTGCCTTATGGGTATTCCAATGTCTGGATATCCACATTTCATTCATTCGGCGACAGGATACTGAGGGATAATGCCATTGAGATCGGCCTTGTCCCTGACTTCAAGGTATTAAATGATGCAGAGAGGATTATTTTTCTGAAGGAGCAGCTCTTTGAGCTTCCACTTAATTACTATCGGCCGCTTGGCAATCCCACCAAATATATCTATGCCATCATAAAGCTTATAGGCAGGCTAAAGGATGAGGATGTAGGGACGGAAGAATATGCTGATTATGCAGAGAAACTGAAAAAGGCAACAGAGGGGTTAGGTGGGGAGATTGAAACAATCCAGCAGGATGAGCTATCAAAGACATACGCAAAATATCAGGGGCTTATGGCAAGGCACGGGTATCTTGATTTTGGAGACCAGGTTGTTCTGCCGTTAAAACTTTTCAGAACAAGGCAGCATATCTTAAAACGGTATCAGGAAAAGTTCCGATACATCCTTGTAGATGAATTTCAGGATACAAATTATGCCCAGTTCCAGCTTGTGAGGCTTCTATCAGAAGGACACGGGAATATCACCGTTGTCGGAGATGATGACCAGTCAATCTACAAGTTCAGGGGCGCTGCCGTAAGCAATATACTTACCTTTCAGGAGTTGTATCCTGATGCAAAGCTTGTCACGCTTACAAAGAATTACCGCTCTGTCCAGTCTGTGCTTGATTCAGCCTATAGGCTTATATCCCACAACAATCCGGATAGGCTTGAGAAAAAGAGCGGGATAGATAAGAGATTAACTTCAGGGGTCGGGGGTCGGGGATCAGGGGTCGGTGGCCAAATTAAACACCTTCATTTTGATACATTGACAAAAGAGGCAGAGGCTGTTGCTGAGATGATAGAAGAGAAAGTTTCAAGATGCAAGATGCAAAAAGACAGTTGCAAGATGCCCCCGATCCCCCGGTCCCCGGTCCCCGATCCCCGGCCACTTTCTTACAAAGACTTTGCAATCCTTGTTAGGGCAAACAATGATGCAGAGCCGTTTTTAAAGGCGCTTAAATCAAAGGGCATACCGCACAGGTTTTCCGGAAATCAGGGGCTTTACTCAAGGGAGGAGATAAGGATTTTAATCGCCTTCCTTAATACAATAACAGATTTTAATGACAGCATGAGCCTGTATCATCTGGCATGTTCGGAGATCTATCAGCTTAATGCAAAAGACCTTATCCCGTGCCACAGCATATCCAGGGGAAGCCATAAGCCGCTGTATTATGTGATGAAGGAGATAAGTGAGTTCGGAATGAAAAACCCTGTAAACCAGAAAACAGGACAGCAGACCCTCATAAGTGAAGAAGGATTGGCAACCATAACAAAGCTTATTCAAGATATTGAAAAATATAGTCAGATGGCGATGGAAGAGACAGCAGGCAGAGTCCTGTATTCATTCCTTATGGATACCGGATATATCACAGGGCTATCGCAGGAAAATTCCGCCAATGCAGTGGAAAAGGTGCAGAACATCGCAAAATTCTTTGAGCTTACGCAGCATATAGAAAATACCCTTTCGGTAAAAAAGGTGGCTGTATTTGCGGACTACCTTGACCTCCTCCTTGAGGCCGGAGATAATCCCGGCGCTGCCGAGCCTGACATAGAGGCAGACTGGGTGCAGGTCCTTACTGTGCATAAGGCAAAGGGGCTGGAGTTCCCTGTGGTTTTTATGGTAAGCCTTGTTGCAGATAGATTCCCCAGAAAGGAGCGAAGCGAGCAGATAGAACTGCCTGATGCGCTTATAAAGGATATTCTCCCATCCGGAGATTTCCACCTTCAGGAAGAGAGGCGGCTTTTTTATGTGGGCATGACAAGGGCTATGAATGAACTCTATCTCACAAGCGCATCGGATTACGGCGGCGTGCGCGTAAAAAAGATAAGCCCATTTGTGTTAGAGGCGCTGGATATGCCAAAGGCTGAAGTTGCGGCGGTAAAGACCAAACCGATGGAGGCTATAAAGAGATATGCGCCTGTTAAGGAGATGACGAATGAATTTCCGGCCATGCCGGATGACGCAGTCCTTTCCCTGAGCCATTACCAGATAGATGACTATCGCACATGCCCGTTAAAGTATAAATACGTTCATATACTCAAAGTCCCTTTGTTGCCGCATCATTCCATCATGTACGGCAAGGCAATGCACGAGGTGGTATCCACATATTTCAGGAAAAAATTAGATGGAAGGCCTGCCAGCCCCCGATTGACCCCTTCGGGGGCAAGCCTTGATGAACTTATTACAGTTTTTGACGCAAACTGGCGGAGCGAGGGTTTTGTGACAAAGAAGCATGAACTTCAGAGGTACGAGACAGGCAAAGAGGCCATAAAAAAATTTTACAATGAGCAGGAACAGAACGGCATAAACCCTGCTGCAATAGAAAGGGATTTTGTTGTTGATCTTGGGATGAACAGGCTAAAAGGGAGATGGGACTTGATAGAGGAGAGGGGAGACGGCCCTTATATCATAGACTTCAAGACATCGGATGTAAGGGAACAGAAAAACGCTGACAAGAAAACAAAGGATAGTCTCCAACTCATGCTCTATGCACTGGCATACAGGGAGAACTTCAAAAAACTGCCGTCAGGCTGCGAGCTGCATTTCCTTGAGTCAGGTCTGGTGGGAAAAGCAGTCTTTGAGGAAAAACACATTCAAAAGATCCTTGATATTATAGACAGGGCGGCCAAAGGCATAAGACAGAGGGATTACACTGCAAAACCTGATTATTTAAACTGCGAATACTGCGCCTTTAATAATATCTGCCCGGCAACAGCGTATTAA
- a CDS encoding AbrB/MazE/SpoVT family DNA-binding domain-containing protein: MQSVTVSPKYQVVIPKTVRESLNLHPGQKMQVVEYAGRIELIPERDIKELRGFLKGINTEFKREEDRV, from the coding sequence ATGCAATCAGTAACAGTATCACCAAAATATCAAGTCGTTATACCAAAAACAGTTAGGGAGTCATTGAATCTTCATCCAGGCCAAAAAATGCAGGTTGTTGAATATGCCGGACGTATTGAACTCATACCGGAACGCGATATCAAAGAACTCCGTGGATTTCTTAAAGGCATCAATACAGAATTTAAACGAGAGGAAGATCGGGTATGA